One Alnus glutinosa chromosome 3, dhAlnGlut1.1, whole genome shotgun sequence genomic region harbors:
- the LOC133863796 gene encoding uncharacterized protein LOC133863796 isoform X1, which translates to MPLLAEIATAQPAFQSHFCALRAQTLIHGKLSSIPYGFSCAWKSWGLSKELNFDVRHLEVRRGRLLIKAVATLEPKGLVQNKNGQKGCDVPPVANSSSFQTIELESSSEDLNELNERERLRRLRISKANKGNTPWNKGRKHSAETLQRIRERTKLAMQDPKVKMKLSSLGHAQSKETRMKIAVGVRMGWQKRREKLMVQEGCCFEWLNLIAEASRRGFVGEEELQWDSYRILDEQLKEEWLESVEQRRIMPRLKGSRRAPKSLEQRRKISEAISTKWADPEYRDRVCSGLAKYHGIQPGAERKPRRSPSGGARTPRRRQPIKKRASDINNYSTGVSKIQNQRPRLRRNSPPLYKDPLASSKLEMIKDIRAKRAVADTQKTEAIERARLLIFEAQKAAKALEVAAMKSPVARASLLETRELIAEAIQSIESIETGQITSHENGGYPSVASNELISKVQKDTRIEVNGTPILPSKDEDFNLSKFTLHDFLNNEEKLLPTSFSGSSSSPFSFENIMKQSNSRNVPDQPEPNGSRDCGKDPLPNGAHVQSLKEEETPESVTVTKKWVCGRLIEVAEGT; encoded by the exons ATGCCTTTACtgg CAGAGATTGCTACTGCCCAGCCTGCGTTCCAAAGTCACTTTTGTGCACTCAGGGCTCAAACTCTTATTCATGGTAAACTATCATCGATTCCTTATGGATTTTCCTGTGCTTGGAAATCCTGGGGCCTATCTAAAGAACTAAACTTTGATGTGAGACACCTCGAGGTGCGAAGGGGTAGACTCCTGATTAAGGCAGTTGCTACTCTTGAACCCAAGGGTTTGGTTCAGAATAAAAATGGACAGAAGGGTTGCGATGTACCACCTGTTGCTAACAGCTCAAGTTTCCAGACAATTGAACTCGAGTCTTCAAGCGAAGATTTGAATGAAttgaatgaaagagagagattgagaagattGAGAATCTCTAAAGCAAATAAGGGTAACACTCCATGGAACAAAGGCAGGAAGCACAGTGCTG AAACCCTTCAACGGATCAGAGAGAGAACAAAGCTTGCAATGCAGGATCCTAAG GTCAAAATGAAGTTAAGTAGCCTTGGACATGCCCAGAG CAAAGAGACAAGGATGAAAATTGCAGTTGGAGTACGAATGGGGTGGCAAAAGCGACGCGAGAAGCTGATGGTGCAGGAAGGCTGCTGCTTTGAGTGGCTGAACCTAATTGCAGAAGCTTCTAGACGAGGCTTTGTTGGTGAAGAAGAGTTGCAGTGGGACTCCTACAGGATCTTGGATGAACAGCTCAAGGAGGAGTGGTTAGAGAGTGTTGAACAGAGGAGAATAATGCCCAGGCTAAAAGGCAGCAGGAGAGCACCAAAGTCCCTTGAGCAAAGGAGGAAAATTTCAGAAGCCATCTCTACAAAATGGGCTGATCCT GAGTACCGTGATAGGGTTTGTTCTGGCTTGGCTAAATATCATGGTATACAACCTGGTGCTGAAAGAAAACCAAGGAGAAGTCCAAGTGGTGGTGCACGTACGCCTAGAAGGAGACAACccataaagaaaagagctaGTGATATTAACAATTATTCTACAGGTGTGAGTAAAATCCAAAATCAGCGACCAAGGTTGAGGAGGAATAGTCCACCCCTGTACAAAGATCCCCTGGCTAGTTCTAAGCTGGAGATGATAAAAGACATCAGAGCAAAGAGAGCAGTTGCAGACACCCAGAAAACTGAAGCCATTGAACGAGCAAG GCTATTGATTTTTGAAGCTCAGAAGGCTGCCAAGGCCCTTGAGGTTGCTGCAATGAAGAGCCCTGTTGCTCGAGCTTCTCTGTTGGAAACCAGAGAGCTTATAGCTGAAGCAATCCAATCGATTGAATCCATAGAGACTGGTCAGATCACTTCCCATGAGAATGGCGGTTACCCTTCAGTTGCCTCAAATGAACTGATTAGCAAGGTTCAGAAGGATACAAGGATAGAAGTCAACGGGACCCCAATCCTGCCAAGTAAGGATGAGGACTTTAACCTAAGCAAGTTCACCTTGCATGATTTTTTGAATAATGAGGAGAAACTTCTACCAACCAGCTTCAGTGGCTCTAGTTCGTCTCCTTTTAGTTTTGAGAATATAATGAAGCAATCGAATTCAAGAAATGTCCCTGACCAGCCAGAACCAAATGGGAGTAGAGACTGTGGAAAAGACCCGCTACCAAATGGAGCCCATGTTCAGTCCCTGAAGGAGGAGGAAACACCTGAATCGGTTACTGTAACGAAAAAATGGGTTTGTGGAAGGCTCATTGAAGTGGCAGAAGGAACTTAG
- the LOC133863796 gene encoding uncharacterized protein LOC133863796 isoform X2, whose product MPLLEIATAQPAFQSHFCALRAQTLIHGKLSSIPYGFSCAWKSWGLSKELNFDVRHLEVRRGRLLIKAVATLEPKGLVQNKNGQKGCDVPPVANSSSFQTIELESSSEDLNELNERERLRRLRISKANKGNTPWNKGRKHSAETLQRIRERTKLAMQDPKVKMKLSSLGHAQSKETRMKIAVGVRMGWQKRREKLMVQEGCCFEWLNLIAEASRRGFVGEEELQWDSYRILDEQLKEEWLESVEQRRIMPRLKGSRRAPKSLEQRRKISEAISTKWADPEYRDRVCSGLAKYHGIQPGAERKPRRSPSGGARTPRRRQPIKKRASDINNYSTGVSKIQNQRPRLRRNSPPLYKDPLASSKLEMIKDIRAKRAVADTQKTEAIERARLLIFEAQKAAKALEVAAMKSPVARASLLETRELIAEAIQSIESIETGQITSHENGGYPSVASNELISKVQKDTRIEVNGTPILPSKDEDFNLSKFTLHDFLNNEEKLLPTSFSGSSSSPFSFENIMKQSNSRNVPDQPEPNGSRDCGKDPLPNGAHVQSLKEEETPESVTVTKKWVCGRLIEVAEGT is encoded by the exons ATGCCTTTACtgg AGATTGCTACTGCCCAGCCTGCGTTCCAAAGTCACTTTTGTGCACTCAGGGCTCAAACTCTTATTCATGGTAAACTATCATCGATTCCTTATGGATTTTCCTGTGCTTGGAAATCCTGGGGCCTATCTAAAGAACTAAACTTTGATGTGAGACACCTCGAGGTGCGAAGGGGTAGACTCCTGATTAAGGCAGTTGCTACTCTTGAACCCAAGGGTTTGGTTCAGAATAAAAATGGACAGAAGGGTTGCGATGTACCACCTGTTGCTAACAGCTCAAGTTTCCAGACAATTGAACTCGAGTCTTCAAGCGAAGATTTGAATGAAttgaatgaaagagagagattgagaagattGAGAATCTCTAAAGCAAATAAGGGTAACACTCCATGGAACAAAGGCAGGAAGCACAGTGCTG AAACCCTTCAACGGATCAGAGAGAGAACAAAGCTTGCAATGCAGGATCCTAAG GTCAAAATGAAGTTAAGTAGCCTTGGACATGCCCAGAG CAAAGAGACAAGGATGAAAATTGCAGTTGGAGTACGAATGGGGTGGCAAAAGCGACGCGAGAAGCTGATGGTGCAGGAAGGCTGCTGCTTTGAGTGGCTGAACCTAATTGCAGAAGCTTCTAGACGAGGCTTTGTTGGTGAAGAAGAGTTGCAGTGGGACTCCTACAGGATCTTGGATGAACAGCTCAAGGAGGAGTGGTTAGAGAGTGTTGAACAGAGGAGAATAATGCCCAGGCTAAAAGGCAGCAGGAGAGCACCAAAGTCCCTTGAGCAAAGGAGGAAAATTTCAGAAGCCATCTCTACAAAATGGGCTGATCCT GAGTACCGTGATAGGGTTTGTTCTGGCTTGGCTAAATATCATGGTATACAACCTGGTGCTGAAAGAAAACCAAGGAGAAGTCCAAGTGGTGGTGCACGTACGCCTAGAAGGAGACAACccataaagaaaagagctaGTGATATTAACAATTATTCTACAGGTGTGAGTAAAATCCAAAATCAGCGACCAAGGTTGAGGAGGAATAGTCCACCCCTGTACAAAGATCCCCTGGCTAGTTCTAAGCTGGAGATGATAAAAGACATCAGAGCAAAGAGAGCAGTTGCAGACACCCAGAAAACTGAAGCCATTGAACGAGCAAG GCTATTGATTTTTGAAGCTCAGAAGGCTGCCAAGGCCCTTGAGGTTGCTGCAATGAAGAGCCCTGTTGCTCGAGCTTCTCTGTTGGAAACCAGAGAGCTTATAGCTGAAGCAATCCAATCGATTGAATCCATAGAGACTGGTCAGATCACTTCCCATGAGAATGGCGGTTACCCTTCAGTTGCCTCAAATGAACTGATTAGCAAGGTTCAGAAGGATACAAGGATAGAAGTCAACGGGACCCCAATCCTGCCAAGTAAGGATGAGGACTTTAACCTAAGCAAGTTCACCTTGCATGATTTTTTGAATAATGAGGAGAAACTTCTACCAACCAGCTTCAGTGGCTCTAGTTCGTCTCCTTTTAGTTTTGAGAATATAATGAAGCAATCGAATTCAAGAAATGTCCCTGACCAGCCAGAACCAAATGGGAGTAGAGACTGTGGAAAAGACCCGCTACCAAATGGAGCCCATGTTCAGTCCCTGAAGGAGGAGGAAACACCTGAATCGGTTACTGTAACGAAAAAATGGGTTTGTGGAAGGCTCATTGAAGTGGCAGAAGGAACTTAG